One Granulicella sp. 5B5 DNA window includes the following coding sequences:
- a CDS encoding TolC family protein produces the protein MATTLLSTLPPGVMQAQQGSSKSQQQMEQEFNQLSRPTTVAKPKAATQIAALQTPAITPPAAATQTTSPAPVAPQPATVYVPPLPTPKPRQTQVSPVVPARPATVVNDTTGTKGLPQAPAPKLTEPLYMRPSLRDYSKGKPGYKDPFLWYTATNYPQTRLSNSPQLDDLLRDGKIYLSLSDAVTLAIENNYDIAIARINLDIADTDIERAKAGQSLRGVSTGIVANTLGGTTSTITGGGGPGGTSSGTGGGGAGASGLVLSTNGGGPTPEPRDPLITGTLEYEDLLSPQSNILLGANLAAQYMKTSTYNFTYQQGFATGTLFTATFNNNRITTNNPYSEYNPSLTSSVRFQATQHLLQGFGPAINSRFILQAKNDRRITDSAFREQLLYTINQVENIYWSLVSAYEDEQAKERSLAQSTQLSADNRKQLEIGTLAPLDVVNSDSTVAADRQALIASQTNLEYQQLLMKQAIARNLNDPQLATAPVIPTDRVALDRLPEEDMPIEGLVREAYENNPQIEQAVLNMKNNQITIRAEKNGLLPTVDAFGFYGGSGIGGTGLTTADPITGQPVSLPSSGLGSVLQSEFNNSSPDKGFGVNVTIPLRNRTAQADQVRSQMELRQSEMRLQQLYTQIRIQVINAQYALTNDRAQVAAARASRDYAMQSLDAEQKKYKLGASTTANVLQQGRTLAIAENTLISATAAYARDRAALLELVSNTLDRYGISVNDSSYGRVASPPVIPGLTAPQPLPAVKPIGSR, from the coding sequence GTGGCTACCACTTTGTTGTCGACGCTGCCGCCAGGTGTGATGCAGGCGCAGCAGGGGAGCTCGAAGTCGCAACAACAGATGGAGCAGGAGTTCAATCAGTTGTCGCGTCCGACGACCGTTGCCAAGCCTAAGGCCGCCACACAGATAGCCGCCCTGCAAACTCCGGCCATTACGCCGCCTGCCGCTGCGACACAGACAACGTCCCCGGCTCCGGTGGCACCGCAGCCCGCAACGGTGTACGTTCCACCGCTGCCAACGCCCAAGCCCCGGCAGACGCAGGTGAGCCCGGTGGTCCCGGCTCGACCTGCGACGGTTGTGAATGACACGACCGGCACGAAGGGCCTGCCCCAGGCACCTGCTCCGAAGCTGACAGAGCCGCTGTACATGCGGCCGAGCCTGAGGGATTACAGCAAGGGCAAGCCGGGATATAAGGACCCGTTCCTGTGGTATACGGCGACGAACTATCCGCAGACGCGGCTGAGCAACTCGCCGCAATTGGATGACCTGTTGCGGGATGGCAAGATCTATCTGAGCCTCTCGGATGCGGTGACGCTGGCGATCGAGAACAACTACGATATTGCGATTGCGCGGATCAACCTGGACATTGCGGACACGGACATCGAGCGTGCGAAAGCTGGACAGAGTCTGCGCGGTGTTTCGACCGGCATTGTGGCGAACACGCTGGGCGGTACGACCTCGACCATTACCGGCGGCGGCGGGCCGGGCGGCACCAGCAGCGGTACAGGCGGTGGCGGCGCGGGTGCTTCAGGACTAGTGTTGAGCACCAACGGTGGTGGACCGACGCCGGAGCCACGCGATCCGTTGATCACCGGCACCTTGGAGTATGAAGATCTGCTGTCGCCCCAGAGCAACATCCTGCTGGGTGCAAACCTTGCAGCGCAGTACATGAAGACCAGTACCTATAACTTCACGTACCAGCAGGGATTTGCAACGGGAACACTATTTACTGCGACGTTCAATAACAACCGCATCACAACGAACAACCCTTATAGCGAGTACAACCCGTCGTTGACCTCGAGCGTTCGATTCCAGGCGACGCAACACCTGTTGCAGGGTTTTGGGCCGGCGATCAACAGCCGCTTTATTCTGCAGGCGAAGAATGACCGCCGCATTACGGACTCGGCGTTCCGCGAGCAGCTGCTGTACACCATCAACCAGGTGGAGAACATCTATTGGAGCCTGGTGAGCGCGTATGAGGACGAGCAGGCAAAGGAACGCTCCCTGGCGCAGTCGACGCAGTTGAGCGCGGACAACCGCAAGCAACTGGAGATCGGCACACTGGCGCCGCTGGATGTGGTGAACTCGGATTCGACGGTGGCGGCAGACCGGCAGGCGCTGATCGCGTCGCAGACAAACCTGGAGTACCAGCAGTTGCTGATGAAGCAGGCGATTGCACGCAACCTGAACGATCCGCAGTTGGCGACGGCGCCGGTGATTCCGACTGACCGCGTGGCGCTGGACCGGCTGCCGGAAGAAGATATGCCTATCGAAGGCCTGGTGCGTGAAGCCTACGAGAACAATCCGCAGATTGAGCAGGCTGTTCTGAATATGAAGAACAACCAGATCACGATCAGAGCGGAGAAGAATGGGCTGTTGCCGACGGTGGATGCGTTCGGATTTTATGGCGGGAGCGGAATCGGCGGCACCGGGTTGACGACTGCGGACCCGATTACGGGACAGCCGGTATCGCTGCCCTCTTCGGGGTTGGGAAGCGTATTGCAGAGCGAGTTCAACAACAGCTCGCCGGACAAGGGTTTTGGTGTGAACGTCACGATCCCGCTGCGGAACCGGACGGCGCAGGCTGACCAGGTGCGGTCTCAGATGGAACTGCGGCAGTCGGAGATGCGGCTGCAGCAGCTGTACACGCAGATCCGGATTCAGGTGATCAATGCGCAGTATGCGTTGACGAATGACCGCGCGCAGGTGGCTGCTGCTCGGGCCTCACGCGACTATGCGATGCAGAGCCTCGATGCCGAGCAGAAGAAGTACAAGCTGGGTGCTTCAACGACAGCCAATGTGCTGCAGCAGGGAAGGACGCTTGCGATTGCGGAGAACACGCTGATCTCGGCGACGGCGGCGTATGCGCGTGACCGTGCGGCGTTGCTGGAGCTGGTGTCGAACACTCTGGATCGCTACGGCATCAGCGTGAATGACTCGTCGTATGGTCGGGTGGCCTCGCCACCGGTGATTCCTGGATTGACGGCGCCGCAGCCTCTACCGGCTGTGAAGCCGATCGGTTCGCGATAA
- a CDS encoding thioredoxin domain-containing protein, translating into MSEQHGNGPENALGQAASAYLRSARHQPIAWNEWGEEAFAKAAAENKPVLLDIGAVWCHWCHVMDRESYEDPRTAALINEHFVAVKVDRDERPDVDARYQAAVAAISGQGGWPLTAFLTPEGKPYFGGTYFPPEDRYGRPSFQRVLMTMADAFAARRDEVEDSAGSVLRAIEHNESFSGRAGTPGPEVLAKLIEVAIAQFDERNGGFGSQPKFPHPGAIDLLIDAASRGGEDAAPAKRVATVTLKKMAAGGIFDQLAGGFHRYSVDERWIVPHFEKMAYDNSELLKSYVHAYQSFVDPEFAAVAREILRWMDEWLSDRELGGFYASQDADDSLDDDGDYFTWTRDEAAAVLSADEFAVAAAFYNLRPVGDMHHNPLKNVLHRVATVEQIAGAQKRDVDATRELLAAVQKKMYAERLERKTPYVDKTVYTGWNGMCISAYLAAGRALNRPDAVAFALKSLDRVLASAWDAELGLAHVVAYGEGGSAKRIAGVLEDYTFVGTAALDAWEASGELRYFTAAQQIADRMLARFCDTEEGDAMSRGFFDMEKDAGGIGALSTQRKPLQDSPTPAGNGVAASLLVRLHALTGERLYLSRAIDTLETFSGVVEHFGLYVASYAQALRRALEPPIQVCVVGSDDAADELMVAAMARFALNKSVIRLRWEQLSTLPPALAETLPYLTAGQSVAVVCQGNSCLPPIHSAEELVTALAAATT; encoded by the coding sequence ATGAGTGAGCAGCACGGGAACGGGCCAGAGAACGCTTTGGGGCAGGCGGCGTCAGCGTATCTGCGGTCCGCGCGGCACCAGCCGATTGCGTGGAACGAGTGGGGCGAAGAGGCGTTTGCAAAGGCCGCCGCGGAGAACAAGCCGGTGCTGCTGGACATCGGTGCGGTGTGGTGCCACTGGTGCCATGTGATGGACCGTGAGAGCTATGAAGATCCGCGGACAGCGGCGCTGATCAACGAGCACTTTGTGGCGGTGAAGGTGGACCGCGATGAACGGCCCGATGTGGATGCGCGGTATCAGGCCGCGGTGGCGGCGATCAGTGGGCAGGGAGGCTGGCCGCTGACGGCGTTTCTTACGCCGGAGGGCAAGCCATACTTCGGTGGCACGTACTTTCCGCCGGAAGACCGCTATGGCAGGCCGAGTTTTCAGCGTGTGCTGATGACGATGGCCGATGCGTTTGCTGCACGGCGGGATGAGGTGGAGGACTCGGCGGGCAGTGTGCTGCGCGCGATTGAGCATAACGAGAGCTTCTCTGGCCGCGCGGGTACGCCGGGGCCGGAGGTGCTGGCGAAGCTGATTGAAGTTGCGATTGCACAGTTCGATGAGCGCAACGGCGGGTTCGGGTCGCAGCCGAAGTTTCCTCATCCCGGGGCGATTGATCTGCTGATTGATGCGGCTTCGCGAGGTGGTGAGGATGCCGCGCCGGCGAAGCGTGTGGCGACGGTGACGCTGAAGAAGATGGCGGCGGGTGGAATCTTCGATCAGCTGGCGGGCGGGTTTCATCGCTACTCGGTGGATGAGCGCTGGATTGTGCCGCACTTCGAGAAGATGGCGTATGACAACAGCGAGCTGTTGAAGAGCTACGTGCATGCGTACCAGAGCTTTGTCGATCCGGAGTTTGCCGCCGTGGCGCGAGAGATCCTGCGCTGGATGGATGAGTGGCTGAGCGATCGCGAACTGGGCGGATTTTATGCGTCGCAGGATGCGGACGACTCGTTGGATGACGATGGCGACTACTTCACGTGGACTCGGGATGAGGCTGCGGCGGTGTTGAGTGCGGATGAGTTTGCGGTGGCTGCGGCGTTCTATAACCTGCGACCGGTGGGCGATATGCACCACAATCCGCTGAAGAACGTGCTGCACCGGGTGGCGACGGTGGAGCAGATTGCGGGTGCTCAGAAGCGTGATGTGGATGCGACGCGCGAACTGCTGGCAGCAGTGCAGAAAAAGATGTATGCGGAGCGGCTGGAACGTAAGACTCCGTATGTGGACAAGACGGTGTACACGGGCTGGAACGGGATGTGCATCAGTGCGTATCTCGCAGCGGGCCGTGCGTTGAACCGGCCGGATGCAGTGGCGTTTGCGCTGAAGTCTTTGGACCGCGTGCTGGCGAGTGCCTGGGATGCAGAGTTGGGGCTGGCGCACGTGGTGGCGTATGGCGAGGGCGGCAGCGCGAAGCGGATCGCAGGTGTGCTGGAGGACTACACGTTTGTGGGGACGGCGGCGCTGGATGCGTGGGAGGCCAGCGGTGAGCTGCGCTACTTTACCGCAGCGCAGCAGATCGCGGACCGGATGCTGGCGCGGTTCTGCGATACGGAAGAGGGCGATGCGATGAGTCGCGGGTTCTTCGATATGGAGAAGGACGCGGGCGGCATCGGAGCGCTGAGCACGCAGCGGAAGCCGCTGCAGGACTCGCCGACACCGGCGGGGAATGGTGTGGCGGCGTCGCTGCTGGTGCGGCTGCATGCGCTGACAGGCGAACGCCTGTACCTGTCGCGGGCGATCGATACGCTGGAGACGTTCTCCGGTGTGGTGGAACATTTTGGGCTGTATGTTGCGAGCTATGCGCAGGCGTTGCGGCGGGCGCTTGAACCGCCGATACAGGTGTGCGTGGTCGGCAGCGACGATGCGGCGGATGAGCTGATGGTCGCGGCGATGGCGCGGTTCGCGCTGAACAAGAGCGTAATCCGGCTGCGCTGGGAGCAGCTGAGTACGCTGCCTCCGGCACTGGCTGAGACGCTGCCGTACCTGACGGCTGGGCAGAGCGTGGCCGTGGTGTGCCAGGGGAATTCGTGTTTGCCGCCGATACACTCGGCCGAGGAGCTGGTGACGGCGCTGGCGGCGGCGACTACCTGA
- a CDS encoding MarC family protein, with the protein MLIWTTFLIAFSALLPLINPLGSSLVFMGLVGDMPASACRTLARKIAINNVIFLAVAELLGSAILHFFGISLPIVQVSGGFVIAAIGWSVLNEPDAEASSQSKREEIQIASDTRLSTLEQKAFYPFTFPVTSGPGTLVVMLTLSARTAGKNLTHNLLAHGGLFLAVLVLSALVYLCYANAPRITNAIPPATAHGILRVMAFILLCIGVQIAWNGASVLLHSVLVR; encoded by the coding sequence TTGCTGATCTGGACCACGTTTCTCATCGCATTCAGCGCTCTGCTGCCGCTGATCAATCCGCTTGGCTCTTCGCTCGTCTTCATGGGTCTGGTTGGAGACATGCCCGCCTCCGCCTGCCGCACCCTCGCACGCAAGATTGCCATCAACAATGTCATCTTTCTCGCCGTCGCGGAGTTGCTTGGCTCGGCCATTCTGCACTTCTTCGGCATCTCGCTGCCCATCGTTCAGGTCTCCGGCGGCTTCGTCATCGCGGCCATTGGCTGGTCCGTCCTTAACGAACCCGACGCCGAAGCCAGCAGCCAGAGCAAGCGCGAGGAGATCCAGATCGCCTCCGACACCCGCTTGTCCACCCTTGAGCAGAAGGCCTTCTATCCCTTCACATTCCCCGTTACCTCCGGCCCAGGAACGCTCGTCGTCATGCTCACCCTGAGCGCCAGGACCGCGGGCAAGAACCTCACGCACAACCTCTTGGCGCACGGCGGGCTCTTCCTCGCGGTACTGGTTCTCAGCGCGCTGGTTTACCTCTGCTATGCCAACGCGCCGCGTATCACCAACGCCATCCCACCGGCCACCGCGCACGGTATCCTCCGCGTGATGGCCTTCATCCTGCTCTGCATCGGCGTTCAGATCGCATGGAACGGCGCCTCCGTCCTGCTGCACTCAGTGCTCGTCAGGTAG
- a CDS encoding mechanosensitive ion channel family protein, with the protein MPSTTISILAYLLISLRIVVSLKSVFLGIPGTQLRPILHRNAIPPPSGTLPYRPINAFEVQDTFIMNLFSTSAQLTESLPKDEHIFRHVLNGWDIDLAHFLQVGIPQLLFALLASFICQQIVLFFVRRMRQRADHLVGNSSRASQLRTVAAILRATAYAIIGFYLLTQVLGAIGVSLGPFIASAGVIGLGISFGAQSIFKDMLTGIFILVEDQYSVGDTITIAGLTGIVEDLSLRITRLRGSDGTIYIVPNSQITTVSNLSRDFAVGTLNISVDAREDPTRVIALLKKLADDVRNDAAFKDIVIADPTVPGVDSLKGYEAIYPITVRVRVNQRDGVMRELRKRVLAAFAMQSIPLGATNSTVLIQPPAVLPQSSATPDTL; encoded by the coding sequence ATGCCCAGCACCACGATCAGCATCCTCGCATATCTGCTCATCTCTCTGCGCATCGTCGTCTCCCTGAAATCCGTCTTCCTCGGTATTCCCGGTACCCAACTGCGGCCTATCCTGCATCGAAACGCCATACCCCCGCCGTCCGGTACTCTACCGTATAGGCCCATCAACGCCTTTGAAGTCCAGGACACCTTCATCATGAACCTGTTTTCAACCTCCGCACAACTCACCGAGTCGCTCCCCAAGGATGAGCACATCTTCCGCCACGTGCTCAACGGCTGGGACATTGATCTCGCCCACTTCCTGCAGGTCGGCATCCCGCAGCTCCTTTTCGCTCTGCTCGCCTCATTCATCTGTCAGCAGATCGTCCTCTTCTTCGTCCGCCGCATGCGCCAGCGCGCCGACCACCTCGTAGGAAACTCCTCCCGCGCCTCGCAGCTCCGCACCGTGGCCGCCATCCTGCGTGCTACAGCATATGCCATCATCGGCTTCTATCTGCTCACCCAGGTCCTCGGCGCCATTGGCGTCTCGCTCGGCCCCTTCATCGCCTCCGCGGGTGTCATCGGCCTTGGCATCAGCTTTGGCGCCCAGTCCATCTTCAAAGACATGCTCACCGGCATATTCATCCTCGTCGAAGACCAGTACTCCGTCGGCGACACCATCACGATCGCCGGACTCACCGGCATTGTCGAAGACCTCAGCCTTCGCATCACCCGCTTGCGCGGCAGCGACGGCACTATCTACATCGTCCCCAACAGCCAGATCACCACCGTCTCCAACCTCTCCCGCGACTTCGCCGTAGGCACCCTCAATATCTCCGTCGATGCACGCGAAGACCCCACCCGAGTTATCGCACTGCTCAAAAAGCTCGCCGACGACGTCCGCAACGACGCTGCCTTCAAAGACATCGTCATCGCCGATCCGACTGTTCCTGGCGTCGACTCTCTCAAGGGCTACGAGGCTATCTACCCCATCACCGTCCGCGTCCGCGTCAACCAGCGCGACGGCGTCATGCGCGAGCTGCGCAAACGCGTCCTTGCCGCCTTCGCCATGCAAAGCATTCCACTAGGAGCGACCAACAGCACGGTTCTCATTCAGCCTCCTGCCGTTCTGCCGCAGTCCTCCGCCACGCCTGACACCCTCTAA
- a CDS encoding dehydrogenase E1 component subunit alpha/beta, which produces MSNTKANGSSSLTAERSPESELRDGLSKAQLIEFYRLMYLSRRTDDREILLKRQQKIFFQISCAGHEALLVAAGMAMKPGYDWFFPYYRDRAICLALGNTVEEQLLQAVGAADDPASGGRQMPSHWTSKRLNIVSPSSATATQCLHAVGCAEAGRYYTHHPEAAKKPSGVVDYRLYKDVMFHGDEVTYVSIGEGSTSQGEFWESLNTASNMKLPVVYVVEDNGYAISTPVEVNTPGGNISKLVANFPNFHFAEVDGTDAIASYEAMVEAVAYCRSGKGPALVHGHVIRPYSHSLSDDETHYRSAAEIEADALRDPVLKMQTWLMREGILDAQGIDDLERKVDDEIQRATDRVLNAPLAQPESILKHVYSEDLRPTDAVFATEPQPTADKSEHTMLDMINLCLHDEMRRDERIVIFGEDVADASRDKELMAGKLKGKGGVFKVTHGLQKEFGSDRVFNSPLAEANIVGRAIGMAVRGMKPVVEIQFFDYIWPAVHQMRNELAVMRWRSNGQFACPMVIRVPAGGYLTGGSIYHSQSGESIFTHTPGVRIVMPSNALDAIGLLRTAIRCDDPVIFLEHKNLYRSVFGRGQYPGPEYTIPFGKAAVVKPGKDLTVITYGAVVPRALEAARRMERERGVDVELIDLRSLTPYDWEAIATSVKKTSKVIVAHEDMRSWGFGAEIAARIGDELFHDLDAPVRRVGAMDTFCGYQPLLEDAILPQVEHLFAAMSELAVF; this is translated from the coding sequence ATGTCGAACACGAAGGCCAATGGGAGTTCGTCGCTGACGGCCGAGCGCTCTCCGGAGAGTGAGCTTCGCGACGGACTGAGTAAGGCGCAGCTGATCGAGTTCTACCGGCTGATGTACCTTTCGCGGCGCACGGATGACCGCGAGATTCTGTTGAAACGGCAGCAGAAGATATTCTTTCAGATCTCGTGCGCAGGGCATGAGGCATTGCTCGTGGCCGCGGGTATGGCGATGAAGCCTGGGTACGACTGGTTCTTCCCGTACTATCGGGACCGTGCGATCTGCCTGGCGCTGGGCAATACAGTTGAGGAGCAGTTGCTGCAGGCGGTAGGTGCGGCGGACGATCCGGCCAGCGGCGGGCGGCAGATGCCTTCGCACTGGACGAGCAAGCGTTTGAATATTGTGTCGCCGTCATCGGCGACCGCGACGCAGTGCCTGCATGCGGTGGGTTGCGCGGAGGCTGGGCGCTACTATACGCATCATCCCGAGGCGGCGAAGAAGCCTTCGGGTGTGGTGGACTACCGTCTGTACAAGGACGTGATGTTTCATGGCGATGAGGTGACGTATGTCTCCATCGGCGAGGGCTCGACGAGCCAGGGCGAGTTCTGGGAGAGCCTGAATACAGCTTCGAACATGAAGCTGCCGGTGGTGTATGTGGTCGAGGACAATGGCTATGCGATCTCGACGCCGGTGGAGGTGAATACTCCGGGTGGCAACATCTCAAAGCTGGTGGCGAACTTTCCGAACTTCCACTTTGCGGAGGTCGATGGGACCGATGCGATTGCCAGCTATGAGGCGATGGTGGAGGCGGTGGCGTACTGCCGCAGCGGCAAAGGGCCCGCGCTGGTGCATGGGCACGTAATACGGCCGTACTCGCATTCGCTGTCGGATGACGAGACGCACTATCGCAGCGCGGCGGAGATTGAGGCCGATGCATTGCGCGATCCAGTGCTGAAGATGCAGACGTGGCTGATGCGCGAGGGGATACTCGACGCGCAGGGCATCGACGATCTGGAGCGCAAGGTGGATGACGAGATCCAGCGTGCGACCGACCGCGTACTGAATGCTCCGCTGGCGCAGCCGGAGTCGATTCTGAAGCATGTGTACTCGGAGGACCTGCGGCCTACCGATGCGGTGTTTGCAACTGAACCGCAGCCGACGGCGGACAAGAGCGAGCATACGATGCTCGACATGATCAACCTTTGCCTGCATGACGAGATGCGCCGGGATGAGCGGATCGTGATCTTCGGCGAAGATGTGGCCGATGCGTCGCGCGATAAAGAGTTGATGGCCGGTAAGCTGAAGGGCAAGGGCGGCGTCTTCAAGGTCACGCATGGGCTGCAGAAGGAGTTTGGCAGCGACCGCGTGTTCAACTCGCCACTGGCTGAGGCGAACATTGTGGGCCGTGCGATTGGCATGGCGGTGCGCGGAATGAAGCCGGTGGTCGAGATCCAGTTCTTCGACTACATATGGCCAGCGGTGCACCAGATGCGCAATGAGCTGGCGGTGATGCGGTGGCGGTCGAACGGGCAGTTTGCCTGCCCGATGGTGATCCGTGTGCCCGCAGGTGGGTATCTGACGGGTGGGTCGATCTATCACTCGCAGTCGGGAGAGAGCATCTTTACGCATACGCCGGGCGTGCGGATTGTAATGCCGTCGAATGCGCTGGATGCGATTGGTTTGCTGCGGACGGCGATCCGCTGCGACGATCCGGTGATCTTCCTGGAACACAAGAACCTGTATCGCTCGGTGTTTGGGCGCGGGCAATATCCCGGGCCGGAGTACACGATTCCGTTTGGCAAGGCTGCGGTTGTGAAGCCGGGCAAGGACCTGACGGTAATTACATATGGTGCTGTGGTTCCGCGGGCGCTGGAGGCAGCACGGCGGATGGAGCGCGAGCGTGGAGTCGATGTAGAGTTGATCGACCTGCGCAGCCTGACTCCGTATGACTGGGAGGCGATTGCCACCAGCGTGAAGAAGACCAGTAAAGTGATTGTGGCGCATGAAGATATGCGCAGCTGGGGCTTCGGTGCGGAGATTGCGGCGAGGATCGGCGATGAGCTGTTCCATGACCTGGATGCCCCGGTGCGGCGCGTGGGTGCGATGGACACGTTCTGCGGATATCAGCCGTTGCTGGAAGACGCGATCCTGCCGCAGGTGGAGCACTTGTTTGCGGCGATGAGTGAGCTGGCAGTGTTCTAG
- a CDS encoding class D sortase: MYWQRKAGVALMAAGGLLLAAFVVPTVYGRAMSHLAVAEFRAESGSHRLWDSARIRAYQRTLAMVMPTPEGVLRVPKAGIEVPVYEGTSDLVLNRGVGHVTGTALPGEAGNVAITGHRDGFFRGLKDLAVGDKIEVQRSDTAGGTDTYVVDRIHIVLPGDTSVLNNTGRSTLTLITCYPFYYVGAAPQRYIVQAIKQGA; the protein is encoded by the coding sequence ATGTATTGGCAGCGCAAGGCCGGAGTGGCACTGATGGCGGCAGGTGGTCTGCTGCTGGCGGCTTTTGTCGTGCCGACGGTGTATGGGCGCGCGATGTCGCATCTGGCTGTGGCGGAGTTTCGCGCTGAGAGCGGGAGTCACCGGCTGTGGGACAGTGCGCGCATCCGGGCGTATCAGCGAACGCTGGCGATGGTGATGCCGACTCCGGAGGGAGTGCTACGGGTGCCTAAGGCGGGGATCGAGGTGCCGGTGTATGAGGGCACGAGCGATCTGGTGCTGAACCGTGGTGTGGGCCACGTGACTGGAACGGCGCTGCCGGGTGAGGCGGGCAATGTAGCGATTACGGGGCATCGCGATGGGTTCTTTCGCGGGCTGAAGGATCTGGCCGTAGGCGACAAAATTGAGGTGCAGCGGAGCGATACTGCGGGTGGCACCGACACATATGTGGTGGACAGGATTCATATTGTCTTGCCGGGCGATACGTCCGTCCTTAACAACACTGGAAGATCCACGCTGACCTTGATTACGTGCTACCCGTTCTATTACGTTGGCGCGGCGCCACAACGGTATATCGTGCAGGCGATCAAGCAGGGAGCATAG
- a CDS encoding LPXTG cell wall anchor domain-containing protein, producing MSFRHLAVATVFAFSACCTTGAMAQVKASSGPSSTVVYVSGNDLVVKASDGKLLNYSVANGTMFSADGKEVPLSALTPGTKLTKAVSTGFDPDIIGAVQVVKGKVFAVTPPDTVTLSLADGIKELKVPENTKFSVDGKEVAISDLKPDMMVEATVVTTIAPDAKPEVANAPAPSTPALSGALLVFKTPGSGDSALPEAGTNLPLYGLLGMILLAMGAALTFWRRPVRS from the coding sequence ATGTCCTTTCGCCACCTTGCAGTTGCTACTGTTTTCGCGTTTTCGGCTTGTTGCACGACGGGCGCCATGGCGCAGGTGAAGGCGAGCTCAGGGCCGAGCTCTACCGTGGTGTACGTCAGCGGAAACGACCTAGTGGTGAAGGCGTCCGATGGGAAGCTGCTGAACTACAGCGTGGCCAATGGGACGATGTTCTCCGCCGATGGTAAGGAGGTGCCGCTGTCGGCGCTGACGCCGGGTACGAAGCTGACCAAGGCGGTATCGACAGGGTTTGACCCGGACATTATTGGCGCTGTGCAGGTGGTGAAGGGCAAGGTGTTTGCCGTGACGCCGCCGGACACTGTGACGCTCTCGCTGGCTGACGGCATCAAGGAGCTGAAGGTGCCGGAGAACACGAAGTTTTCGGTCGATGGCAAAGAGGTTGCGATCAGCGACCTGAAGCCCGACATGATGGTGGAGGCGACGGTGGTGACGACGATCGCTCCGGATGCGAAGCCTGAGGTTGCGAATGCGCCGGCGCCGAGCACACCGGCGTTGAGCGGTGCTCTGCTGGTGTTCAAGACGCCGGGTTCGGGCGATTCGGCGCTGCCGGAGGCAGGGACGAACCTGCCGCTGTATGGCCTGCTGGGTATGATTCTGCTGGCGATGGGCGCGGCGCTGACGTTCTGGCGGCGTCCGGTCCGGTCGTAG